A window of the Limanda limanda chromosome 8, fLimLim1.1, whole genome shotgun sequence genome harbors these coding sequences:
- the LOC133008596 gene encoding myosin heavy chain, fast skeletal muscle-like: MSTDAEMAAYGKAAIYLRKPEKERIEAQTAPFDAKAACYVADAKELYLKGMILKKDGGKVTVKVLETQEEKVFKEDDVHPMNPPKYDKIEDMAMMTHLNEASVLYNLKERYAAWMIYTYSGLFCATVNPYKWLPVYDQEVVNAYRGKKRMEAPPHIFSVSDNAYQFMLCDRENQSVLITGESGAGKTVNTKRVIQYFATISVAGGDKKGGGGEKKYQGSLEDQIIAANPLLEAYGNAKTVRNDNSSRFGKFIRIHFGTTGKLASADIETYLLEKSRVTYQLSAERGYHIFYQMMTNHLPGIVEAALITTNPYDYPLLSMGQITVASIDDKVELEATDAAIDILGFSGEEKMAIWKFTGAVVHHGNMKFKQKQREEQAEPDGTEDADKVAYLLGLNSADMLKGLCYPRVKVGNEFVTKGQTVPQVQNSVTALSKSIYERMFLWMVIRINQMLDTKQSRNSYIGVLDIAGFEIFDFNTLEQLCINFTNEKLQQFFNHTMFVLEQEEYKKEGIIWEFIDFGMDLAACIELIERPMGIFSILEEECMFPKADDTSFKNKLYDQHLGKNKAFEKPKPAKGKIEAHFSLVHYAGTVDYNISGWLDKNKDPLNDSVLQLYQKSSVKLLAGLYPAVVEDATKKGGKKKGGSMQTVSSQFRENLGKLMTNLRSTHPHFVRCLIPNETKTPGLMENFLVIHQLRCNGVLEGIRICRKGFPSRIQYGDFKQRYKVLNASVIPEGQFIDNKKASEKLLGSIDVNHDEYRFGHTKVFFKAGLLGTLEEMRDEKLAALVTMTQALCRAYLMRKEYVKMTERREAIYTIQYNVRSFMNVKHWPWMKVYYKIKPLLQSAETEKELASMKENYEKMTTDLATALAKKKELEEKMVSLLQEKNDLQLQVASEGDNLSDAEERCEGLIKSKIQMEAKLKETTERLEDEEEMNAELTAKKRKLEDECSELKKDIDDLELTLAKVEKEKHATENKVKNLTEEMASQDESIAKLSKEKKALQEAHQQTLDDLQAEEDKVNTLTKAKTKLEQQVDDLEGSLEQEKKLRMDLERAKRKLEGDLKLAQESIMDLENDKQQSDEKLKKKDFEISQLLSKIEDEQSMGSQLQKKIKELQARTEELEEEIEAERAARAKVEKQRADLSRELEEISERLEEAGGATAAQIEMSKKREAEFQKLRRDLEESTLQHEATASALRKKQADSVAELGEQIDNLQRVKQKLEKEKSEYKMEIDDLSSNMEAVAKAKGNLEKMCRTLEDQYSELKTKNDETVRQANDLGAQKARLLTENGEFGRQIEEKEALVSQLTRGKQAYTQQIEELKRQIEEEVKAKNALAHGLQSARHDCDLLREQFEEEQEAKAELQRGMSKANSEVAQWRTKYETDAIQRTEELEESKKKLAQRLQEAEEQIEAVNSKCASLEKTKQRLQSEVEDLMIDVERANGLAANLDKKQRNFDKVLADWKQKYEEGQSELEGSLKEARSLGTELFKMKNSYEEALDQLETMKRENKNLQQEISDLTEQIGETGKSIHELEKSKKQVETEKSEIQTALEEAEGTLEHEESKILRVQLELNQIKGEVDRKLAEKDEEMEQIKRNSQRVTDSMQSTLDSEVRSRNDALRIKKKMEGDLNEMEIQLSHANRQSAESQKQLRNVQAQLKDAQLHLDDAVRAAEDLKEQAAMVDRRNGLMVAEIEELRVALEQTERGRKVAEQELVDASERVGLLHSQNTSLLNTKKKLESDLVQVQSEVDDTVQEARNAEDKAKKAITDAAMMAEELKKEQDTSSHLERMKKNLEVAVKDLQHRLDEAENLAMKGGKKQLQKLESRVRELESEIDAEQRRGADAVKGVRKYERRVKELTYQTEEDKKNGSRLQDLVDKLQLKVKAYKRQSEEAEEQANVHLSKCRKVQHELEEAEERADIAESQVNKLRAKTRDSGKGKEAAE, translated from the exons ATGAGTACGGACGCGGAGATGGCCGCTTACGGCAAAGCAGCCATATACCTACGTAAGCCAGAGAAGGAGAGAATTGAGGCTCAAACCGCACCTTTTGATGCCAAGGCTGCCTGCTATGTGGCCGATGCCAAAGAGCTGTACTTGAAGGGAATGATCCTCAAGAAAGATGGTGGCAAAGTCACCGTCAAAGTCCTGGAGACTCAGGAG GAGAAGGTATTTAAAGAAGACGACGTCCATCCAATGAACCCTCCCAAGTACGACAAAATTGAGGACATGGCCATGATGACCCATCTCAATGAAGCCTCTGTCCTGTATAACCTCAAAGAGCGTTATGCAGCATGGATGATCTAC ACCTACTCTGGGTTGTTCTGTGCCACTGTTAACCCTTACAAATGGCTCCCAGTGTACGATCAAGAAGTTGTTAATGCCTACAGAGGCAAGAAGCGTATGGAGGCTCCACCCCacatcttctctgtctctgacaacGCTTATCAGTTCATGCTATGTG ATAGGGAGAACCAGTCTGTCTTGATCAC TGGAGAATCTGGTGCTGGAAAGACTGTGAACACGAAACGTGTCATCCAGTACTTCGCCACAATCTCAGTGGCAGGAGGGGACAAAAAAGGGGGGGGCGGCGAAAAAAAGTATCAG GGGTCACTGGAGGATCAGATTATTGCAGCCAATCCCCTGCTGGAGGCCTATGGTAATGCCAAAACTGTGAGGAATGACAACTCTTCTCGCTTT GGTAAATTCATCAGAATCCATTTCGGCACAACTGGCAAACTGGCCAGTGCTGACATTGAGACAT ATCTGCTGGAGAAGTCAAGAGTGACATACCAGCTTTCTGCTGAGAGAGGCTACCACATCTTCTACCAGATGATGACAAACCACTTACCGGGGATAGTTG AGGCGGCACTCATCACAACCAACCCCTACGACTACCCCTTGCTCAGCATGGGTCAGATCACTGTGGCCAGCATTGATGACAAAGTTGAGCTGGAAGCTACTGAT GCTGCTATTGATATCCTGGGCTTCAGTGGTGAGGAGAAGATGGCCATCTGGAAGTTTACTGGTGCTGTGGTCCACCATGGTAACATGAagttcaagcaaaagcagcgtGAGGAGCAGGCTGAACCCGATGGCACAGAAG ATGCTGACAAGGTTGCTTACCTGTTGGGTCTGAACTCCGCTGACATGCTGAAGGGTTTGTGCTATCCCAGAGTGAAGGTCGGAAATGAGTTTGTCACCAAGGGACAGACTGTACCTCAG GTGCAAAACTCAGTCACTGCCCTGTCTAAGTCCATCTATGAGAGGATGTTCTTGTGGATGGTCATCCGTATCAACCAGATGTTGGACACGAAGCAGTCAAGGAACTCCTATATTGGTGTACTGGATATCGCCGGCTTTGAAATCTTTGAT TTCAACACCTTGGAGCAACTttgcatcaacttcaccaatgAGAAACTGCAACAGTTTTTCAACCACACCATGTTCGTCCTGGAGCAAGAGGAGTACAAGAAGGAGGGTATTATCTGGGAGTTCATTGACTTCGGTATGGACTTGGCCGCCTGCATTGAGCTGATTGAAAGG CCCATGGGCATCTTCTCCATCCTTGAAGAGGAGTGCATGTTCCCTAAGGCTGATGACACATCCTTCAAGAATAAGCTCTATGATCAGCATCTTggcaaaaacaaagcatttgagAAGCCAAAACCTGCAAAGGGCAAGATTGAGGCCCACTTCTCCCTGGTGCACTATGCTGGTACAGTGGACTACAATATCAGTGGCTGGCTGGACAAGAACAAGGACCCCCTGAATGattctgttctgcagctgtaCCAGAAGTCATCAGTGAAACTGCTGGCTGGCCTGTATCCCGCTGTTGTTGAGG ACGCTACAAAGAAGGGAGGCAAGAAGAAGGGAGGCTCTATGCAGACTGTGTCTTCGCAGTTCAGG GAAAACTTGGGCAAGCTGATGACTAACTTGAGGAGCACCCATCCTCACTTTGTGCGTTGTCTGATTCCCAATGAGACAAAGACTCCAG GACTGATGGAGAACTTCCTGGTCATCCACCAGCTGAGGTGTAACGGTGTGCTGGAGGGTATCAGAATCTGCAGGAAAGGTTTCCCCAGCAGAATCCAATATGGTGACTTCAAGCAGAG GTACAAGGTATTGAATGCCAGTGTCATTCCTGAGGGCCAGTTCATTGACAACAAGAAGGCTTCAGAAAAGCTGCTTGGATCGATTGATGTTAATCATGACGAGTACAGATTTGGACACACAAAG GTGTTCTTCAAGGCTGGTCTGCTGGGTACccttgaggagatgagagatgaaaagCTTGCAGCTCTGGTCACAATGACTCAAGCTCTCTGCCGTGCTTACCTCATGAGAAAGGAGTATGTGAAGATGACGGAGAGGAG GGAAGCCATCTACACCATCCAGTACAACGTGCGCTCATTCATGAATGTCAAACATTGGCCATGGATGAAGGTTTACTACAAGATCAagcctctgctgcagagtgCTGAAACTGAGAAGGAGCTGGCTTCGATGAAGGAAAACTATGAAAAGATGACAACTGACTTGGCTACTGCCCTGGCCAAGAAGAAGGAACTAGAGGAGAAGATGGTGTCTCTTCTGCAAGAGAAAAATGATCTGCAGCTCCAAGTGGCATCT gaaggagataaCCTGTCAGATGCTGAGGAAAGATGTGAGGGACTTATCAAGAGCAAAATTCAGATGGAGGccaaactcaaagaaacaactgagagacttgaggatgaagaggaaatgaATGCTGAGCTTACTGCTAAGAAGAGAAAGCTGGAAGATGAATGTTCTGAGCTCAAGAAGGATATTGACGATCTGGAGCTTACATTGGCcaaggtggagaaagagaaacatgcCACTGAGAACAAG GTTAAGAACCTGACAGAGGAGATGGCCTCTCAAGATGAGAGCATTGCTAAGCTGAGCAAGGAGAAGAAAGCCCTTCAGGAGGCTCATCAACAGACTCTTGATGACCTGCAGGCTGAGGAAGACAAAGTCAACACTCTGACCAAGGCCAAGACAAAGCTTGAGCAGCAAGTCGATGAT CTTGAGGGTTCTCTGGAACAAGAGAAGAAACTGCGTATGGACCTTGAGAGAGCCAAGAGGAAGCTCGAGGGAGATCTGAAACTGGCCCAGGAATCCATCATGGATCTTGAGAATGACAAGCAGCAGTCTGATGAGAAACTGAAAAA GAAAGACTTTGAAATCAGCCAACTCCTGAGCAAGATTGAGGATGAGCAGTCTATGGGATCTCAGCTTCAGAAGAAGATCAAGGAGCTTCAG GCCCGTACtgaggaactggaggaggagattgagGCTGAGCGTGCTGCTCGTGCCAAGGTTGAGAAGCAGAGGGCTGACCTCTCCAGGGAACTTGAGGAGATCAGTGAGAGGCtagaggaggctggaggtgccactgctgctcagattgAGATGAGCAAGAAGCGGGAAGCTGAGTTCCAGAAGCTCCGTCGTGACCTTGAGGAGTCCACTCTGCAGCATGAAGCCACTGCTTCCGCTCTTCGCAAGAAGCAGGCTGACAGCGTTGCTGAGCTGGGAGAGCAGATCGACAACCTCCAGCGTGTCAAGCAGAAgcttgaaaaggaaaagagtgaaTACAAAATGGAGATTGATGACCTGTCCAGCAACATGGAGGCTGTTGCCAAAGCAAAG GGAAATCTTGAAAAGATGTGCCGTACTCTTGAGGACCAATATAGTGAACTGAAGACCAAGAATGATGAAACTGTTCGTCAAGCGAATGACTTGGGTGCACAGAAAGCCCGTCTCCTGACAGAAAATG GTGAGTTCGGCCGTCAAATTGAAGAGAAAGAGGCTCTTGTTTCCCAGCTGACCAGAGGCAAACAGGCCTACACTCAACAGATTGAAGAGCTGAAGAGACAGATTGAAGAGGAGGTTAAG GCCAAGAATGCTCTTGCCCATGGACTGCAATCAGCCCGCCACGACTGTGACCTGCTGAGGGAACAgtttgaggaggagcaggaggccaaGGCTGAGTTGCAGCGTGGAATGTCCAAGGCCAACAGTGAGGTGGCTCAGTGGAGAACTAAGTATGAAACTGATGCTATTCAGCGCACTGAGGAGCTTGAGGAGTCCAA GAAAAAGCTGGCTCAGCGTCTTcaggaggctgaggagcagaTTGAGGCTGTGAACTCCAAGTGTGCTTCTCTGGAGAAAACcaaacagaggctgcagagtgAGGTGGAGGACCTCATGATTGATGTGGAGAGGGCTAATGGGCTGGCTGCTAACCTggacaagaagcagaggaacttCGACAAG GTGTTGGCAGACTGGAAGCAGAAGTATGAGGAGGGTCAGTCAGAGCTTGAGGGATCTCTGAAGGAGGCTCGTTCTCTCGGCACTGAGCTGTTCAAGATGAAGAACTCTTATGAGGAAGCTCTGGATCAGCTGGAGACCATGAAGCGTGAAAACAAGAACCTGCAAC AGGAGATCTCTGATCTGACTGAACAGATTGGTGAGACTGGCAAGAGCATCCATGAGCTGGAGAAGTCAAAGaagcaggtggagacagagaaatCTGAGATCCAGACAGCTcttgaggaggctgag GGAACTCTGGAACATGAAGAGTCTAAGATTCTGCGTGTTCAGCTGGAGCTCAACCAGATCAAGGGTGAGGTGGACAGGAAACTGGCAGAAAAAGATGAGGAGATGGAGCAGATCAAGAGAAACAGCCAGCGGGTGACTGACTCTATGCAGAGCACTCTGGATTCTGAGGTCAGGAGCAGGAATGATGCCCTGAGaatcaagaagaagatggagggagacctGAATGAGATGGAGATTCAGCTGAGCCATGCCAATCGCCAGTCGGCTGAGTCccagaagcagctgaggaaTGTGCAGGCACAGCTGAAG GATGCTCAACTGCACCTTGATGATGCTGTCAGAGCCGCGGAGGACCTTAAGGAACAAGCTGCTATGGTGGATCGCAGGAACGGTCTGATGGTGGCTGAAATTGAGGAACTTAGAGTGGCTctggaacagacagagagaggtcgCAAAGTCGCTGAACAGGAGCTGGTGGATGCTAGTGAGCGTGTTGGACTGCTGCACTCTCAG AACACAAGCCTTCTGAACACCAAGAAGAAGCTTGAGTCTGACCTGGTTCAGGTCCAGAGTGAAGTTGATGACACTGTTCAGGAAGCAAGGAATGCAGAGGATAAGGCTAAGAAAGCCATCACTGAT gcTGCGATGAtggctgaggagctgaagaaggagcaggaTACTAGCTCTCAcctggagaggatgaagaagaacctGGAGGTTGCTGTTAAGGACCTGCAGCACCGCCTGGATGAGGCTGAGAACCTGGCCATGAAGGGTGGCAAGAAGCAGCTCCAGAAACTGGAGTCTAGG gTGCGCGAGCTTGAGTCAGAGATTGACGCTGAGCAGAGACGTGGAGCAGATGCTGTTAAGGGTGTCCGCAAGTAcgagaggagagtgaaggagcTCACCTACCAG ACTGAGGAGGACAAGAAAAATGGTTCCAGGCTGCAGGATCTGGTTGACAAGTTGCAGCTCAAGGTGAAGGCCTACAAGAGGCAGTCTGAGGAAGCG GAGGAGCAGGCCAATGTCCACCTGTCCAAGTGCAGGAAGGTCCAgcatgagctggaggaggctgaggagcgtGCTGACATTGCAGAGTCCCAGGTCAACAAACTGAGAGCCAAGACCCGTGACTCTGGAAAG GGGAAAGAGGCAGCTGAATAA